A section of the Schistosoma haematobium chromosome ZW, whole genome shotgun sequence genome encodes:
- the PRKAB1_2 gene encoding Protein kinase, AMP-activated, beta, variant 4 (EggNog:ENOG410V79M~COG:G), protein MGNSSSGHKRRPSLDDDVLSGVLAGKRYVYQMSHDTLAEDSVISFVTGNSAVHAIADQLRDSRLYDSGGKPNLFLGGPAPGPDMSEENQSLQSVPTVFKWDGGGKDVYISGTFNGWRSKIPMVKSSSKHNFYTIIDLPLGEHQYKFIVDGHWKLDQNQPVFTSPTGVQNNVIQVKESDFDVLTALSHDMANSRGGNDDRSSTSQAIPFQINDGKSDAPGASEAEIPHVPSSGSGSPPGEYSRFIPATPLEALSPQTGSGGSLPSPAIHNSSSDPKKALTPPLLPPQLLQVILNRDTNVQCDPNLLPQPDHVMVNHMYALSIKDGVIVLSAITRYRQKFVSTVLYKPI, encoded by the exons ATGGGCAACTCTTCCAGTGGTCACAAGCGTAGACCATCACTGGACGACGATGTCCTCTCGGGCGTTCTTGCTGGTAAAAGATATGTATATCAAATGTCACAT GACACCCTTGCCGAAGATTCCGTGATTAGCTTTGTTACTGGTAATTCTGCCGTCCATGCTATTGCGGACCAACTCCGTGATTCCAGACTTTATGACTCAGGCGGCAAACCAAATTTATTCCTTGGAGGACCGGCTCCAGGTCCAGATATGTCAGAAGAAAATCAATCTTTGCAGAGTGTACCAACTGTCTTTAAGTGGGATGGAGGAGGAAAAGATGTTTACATAAGTGGAACATTCAATGGTTGGAGGTCGAAAATCCCGATGGTTAAAAG CTCAAGTAAACACAACTTTTATACGATCATTGATCTTCCTCTTGGTGAACATCAGTACAAATTTATTGTTGATGGGCACTGGAAGCTAGACCAAAACCAG CCTGTCTTTACTAGTCCGACCGGTGTTCAAAATAACGTGATTCAAGTCAAAGAGTCTGACTTTGATGTGCTTACTGCTCTATCTCATGATATGGCCAATTCTCGTGGTGGTAATGATGATCGATCCTCAACCTCACAAGCTATTCCGTTTCAAATCAATGATGGAAAATCTGATGCGCCAGGGGCATCAGAAGCAGAAATTCCCCATGTACCAAGTTCCGGGTCTGGTTCACCACCTGGTGAATACAGCCGCTTTATTCCTGCCACACCATTGGAAGCTTTATCCCCGCAAACTGGAAGTGGAGGATCATTACCTTCACCAGCCATTCATAATAGTTCAAGTGATCCTAAGAAAGCATTAACACCTCCGTTATTACCTCCACAATTACTCCAG GTAATTCTTAATCGCGATACAAATGTTCAATGTGATCCAAATTTATTGCCACAACCAGACCATGTGATGGTCAATCATATGTATGCTTTGTCTATTAAG GATGGTGTCATTGTTCTCTCAGCTATAACACGTTACCGGCAAAAATTTGTCTCTACTGTATTATACAAACcgatataa
- the PRKAB1_2 gene encoding Protein kinase, AMP-activated, beta, variant 2 (EggNog:ENOG410V79M~COG:G), whose protein sequence is MSEENQSLQSVPTVFKWDGGGKDVYISGTFNGWRSKIPMVKSSSKHNFYTIIDLPLGEHQYKFIVDGHWKLDQNQPVFTSPTGVQNNVIQVKESDFDVLTALSHDMANSRGGNDDRSSTSQAIPFQINDGKSDAPGASEAEIPHVPSSGSGSPPGEYSRFIPATPLEALSPQTGSGGSLPSPAIHNSSSDPKKALTPPLLPPQLLQVILNRDTNVQCDPNLLPQPDHVMVNHMYALSIKDGVIVLSAITRYRQKFVSTVLYKPI, encoded by the exons ATGTCAGAAGAAAATCAATCTTTGCAGAGTGTACCAACTGTCTTTAAGTGGGATGGAGGAGGAAAAGATGTTTACATAAGTGGAACATTCAATGGTTGGAGGTCGAAAATCCCGATGGTTAAAAG CTCAAGTAAACACAACTTTTATACGATCATTGATCTTCCTCTTGGTGAACATCAGTACAAATTTATTGTTGATGGGCACTGGAAGCTAGACCAAAACCAG CCTGTCTTTACTAGTCCGACCGGTGTTCAAAATAACGTGATTCAAGTCAAAGAGTCTGACTTTGATGTGCTTACTGCTCTATCTCATGATATGGCCAATTCTCGTGGTGGTAATGATGATCGATCCTCAACCTCACAAGCTATTCCGTTTCAAATCAATGATGGAAAATCTGATGCGCCAGGGGCATCAGAAGCAGAAATTCCCCATGTACCAAGTTCCGGGTCTGGTTCACCACCTGGTGAATACAGCCGCTTTATTCCTGCCACACCATTGGAAGCTTTATCCCCGCAAACTGGAAGTGGAGGATCATTACCTTCACCAGCCATTCATAATAGTTCAAGTGATCCTAAGAAAGCATTAACACCTCCGTTATTACCTCCACAATTACTCCAG GTAATTCTTAATCGCGATACAAATGTTCAATGTGATCCAAATTTATTGCCACAACCAGACCATGTGATGGTCAATCATATGTATGCTTTGTCTATTAAG GATGGTGTCATTGTTCTCTCAGCTATAACACGTTACCGGCAAAAATTTGTCTCTACTGTATTATACAAACcgatataa
- the PRKAB1_2 gene encoding Protein kinase, AMP-activated, beta (EggNog:ENOG410V79M~COG:G), which yields MGNSSSGHKRRPSLDDDVLSGVLAGKRYVYQMSHDTLAEDSVISFVTGNSAVHAIADQLRDSRLYDSGGKPNLFLGGPAPGPDMSEENQSLQSVPTVFKWDGGGKDVYISGTFNGWRSKIPMVKRLEMHNIM from the exons ATGGGCAACTCTTCCAGTGGTCACAAGCGTAGACCATCACTGGACGACGATGTCCTCTCGGGCGTTCTTGCTGGTAAAAGATATGTATATCAAATGTCACAT GACACCCTTGCCGAAGATTCCGTGATTAGCTTTGTTACTGGTAATTCTGCCGTCCATGCTATTGCGGACCAACTCCGTGATTCCAGACTTTATGACTCAGGCGGCAAACCAAATTTATTCCTTGGAGGACCGGCTCCAGGTCCAGATATGTCAGAAGAAAATCAATCTTTGCAGAGTGTACCAACTGTCTTTAAGTGGGATGGAGGAGGAAAAGATGTTTACATAAGTGGAACATTCAATGGTTGGAGGTCGAAAATCCCGATGGTTAAAAGGTTAGAAATGCATAATATCATGTAA
- the PRKAB1_2 gene encoding Protein kinase, AMP-activated, beta, variant 3 (EggNog:ENOG410V79M~COG:G), producing MGNSSSGHKRRPSLDDDVLSGVLAGKRYVYQMSHDTLAEDSVISFVTGNSAVHAIADQLRDSRLYDSGGKPNLFLGGPAPGPDMSEENQSLQSVPTVFKWDGGGKDVYISGTFNGWRSKIPMVKSSSKHNFYTIIDLPLGEHQYKFIVDGHWKLDQNQPVFTSPTGVQNNVIQVKESDFDVLTALSHDMANSRGGNDDRSSTSQAIPFQINDGKSDAPGASEAEIPHVPSSGSGSPPGEYSRFIPATPLEALSPQTGSGGSLPSPAIHNSSSDPKKALTPPLLPPQLLQVILNRDTNVQCDPNLLPQPDHVMVNHMYALSIKVSVI from the exons ATGGGCAACTCTTCCAGTGGTCACAAGCGTAGACCATCACTGGACGACGATGTCCTCTCGGGCGTTCTTGCTGGTAAAAGATATGTATATCAAATGTCACAT GACACCCTTGCCGAAGATTCCGTGATTAGCTTTGTTACTGGTAATTCTGCCGTCCATGCTATTGCGGACCAACTCCGTGATTCCAGACTTTATGACTCAGGCGGCAAACCAAATTTATTCCTTGGAGGACCGGCTCCAGGTCCAGATATGTCAGAAGAAAATCAATCTTTGCAGAGTGTACCAACTGTCTTTAAGTGGGATGGAGGAGGAAAAGATGTTTACATAAGTGGAACATTCAATGGTTGGAGGTCGAAAATCCCGATGGTTAAAAG CTCAAGTAAACACAACTTTTATACGATCATTGATCTTCCTCTTGGTGAACATCAGTACAAATTTATTGTTGATGGGCACTGGAAGCTAGACCAAAACCAG CCTGTCTTTACTAGTCCGACCGGTGTTCAAAATAACGTGATTCAAGTCAAAGAGTCTGACTTTGATGTGCTTACTGCTCTATCTCATGATATGGCCAATTCTCGTGGTGGTAATGATGATCGATCCTCAACCTCACAAGCTATTCCGTTTCAAATCAATGATGGAAAATCTGATGCGCCAGGGGCATCAGAAGCAGAAATTCCCCATGTACCAAGTTCCGGGTCTGGTTCACCACCTGGTGAATACAGCCGCTTTATTCCTGCCACACCATTGGAAGCTTTATCCCCGCAAACTGGAAGTGGAGGATCATTACCTTCACCAGCCATTCATAATAGTTCAAGTGATCCTAAGAAAGCATTAACACCTCCGTTATTACCTCCACAATTACTCCAG GTAATTCTTAATCGCGATACAAATGTTCAATGTGATCCAAATTTATTGCCACAACCAGACCATGTGATGGTCAATCATATGTATGCTTTGTCTATTAAGGTCAGTGTTATTTAA